The Centroberyx gerrardi isolate f3 chromosome 24, fCenGer3.hap1.cur.20231027, whole genome shotgun sequence genome includes a region encoding these proteins:
- the itfg2 gene encoding KICSTOR complex protein ITFG2, which produces MRSLNYVQRVSLDFTGTLFPHAICLGDADNDSLNELIVGDTSGKLLIYKNDDSKPWITRTCVGMLTCVAVGDVCNKGRNFVVAVGAEGWFHLFDLTAAAAGKADSSSQHEGLFSDDQKPCFTQHIPANTKVILISDIDGDGRSELVVGYTDRVVRAFRWEENSEASDLGSGQLVLLKKWLLEGQVDSLSVNPGPEGLPELMVSQPGCGYAILLCSWTQQGSTGPGSAEEAPATPGSEGPSRDVILHLTTGRIHNKNVSTHLIGSISRGSKDESSKCGLFALCTLDGTLKLMDSSEQLLWSVQVDHQLFALQKLDVTGDGREEVVACAWDGQTYIIDHNRMVVRFQFDENVNAFCAGQYTCKEGKNSPCLVYVSFNHKIYVYWRVELERMEPTNLLRVLEERPEFKSRLRQLGVDAEDTAAQRELVADLLYKDAQPKHTDTH; this is translated from the exons ATGCGGTCCCTGAATTATGTGCAGCGTGTCAGCCTGGATTTCACAGGAACTCTGTTTCCTCATGCAATTTGCCTCGGAGATGCAGACAATGACTCG CTGAACGAGCTGATTGTGGGTGACACCAGTGGAAAGCTGCTTATATACAAGAATGATGACTCCAAACCCTGGATAACAAGAACATGTGTGGGCATG CTGACCTGTGTTGCAGTTGGAGACGTCTGCAACAAAGGGAGG AACTTTGTGGTAGCTGTGGGTGCAGAGGGTTGGTTCCACCTGTTTGACCTGACAGCAGCCGCTGCAGGCAAGGCAGATTCATCCAGCCAGCATGAAGGCCTGTTCTCCGACGACCAGAAGCCCTGCTTCACTCAGCACATTCCCGCCAACACCAAAGTCATCCTCATTAGTGATATTG ATGGTGATGGCCGCAGTGAGCTGGTGGTGGGATACACAGACCGTGTGGTGCGAGCTTTCCGCTGGGAGGAGAACTCTGAGGCTTCAGACCTGGGATCTGGACAGCTGGTCCTGCTCAAGAAATGGCTTCTGGAGGGACAG GTGGACAGTCTGTCCGTGAACCCAGGTCCGGAGGGTTTACCAGAGCTGATGGTGTCCCAGCCAGGCTGCGGCTACGCTATCCTGCTGTGCTCCTGGACACAGCAGGGCTCCACCGGCCCTGGATCTGCAGAAGAGGCCCCCGCCACTCCTGGGAG TGAGGGGCCTTCCAGAGATGTAATTCTCCACCTGACCACCGGGCGGATACACAACAAGAACGTCTCCACTCATCTCATTGGCAGCATAAGCAGAG GCTCAAAAGATGAATCTTCTAAATGTGGCCTGTTTGCCCTCTGCACTCTAGATG GAACCCTGAAGCTGATGGACAGTTCGGAGCAGCTGCTGTGGTCGGTCCAGGTGGATCACCAGCTCTTTGCCCTGCAGAAGCTGGACGTCACT GGAGACGGCCGAGAAGAGGTGGTAGCATGTGCCTGGGACGGTCAAACCTACATCATCGACCACAACCGCATGGTGGTGCGGTTCCAGTTCGATGAGAATGTCAACGCCTTCTGTGCAG GGCAGTACACCTGCAAGGAGGGCAAGAACAGCCCCTGCCTGGTGTACGTCAGCTTCAACCACAAGATCTACGTCTACTGGAGGGTGGAGCTGGAGCGCATGGAGCCCACCAACCTGCTGCGCGTCCTGGAGGAGCGGCCCGAGTTCAAGAGCCGGCTGAGGCAGCTGGGAGTCG ATGCTGAAGACACGGCAGCGCAGAGAGAATTGGTGGCAGATTTACTCTACAAGGATGCACAGccgaaacacactgacacacattaa
- the ascl1a gene encoding achaete-scute homolog 1a gives MDFTAKMEINVSQQQLMPPACFFAAAAAQSIQLSPSSSSQGSGKSASKQPKRQRSSSPELLRCKRRLNFAGFGYTLPQQQPHAVARRNERERNRVKLVNNGFATLREHVPNGAANKKMSKVETLRSAVEYIRALQQLLDEHDAVSAAFQSGVLSPTISQGYSADMNSMAGSPVSSYSSDEGSYDPLSPEEQELLDFTNWF, from the coding sequence aTGGACTTCACCGCAAAGATGGAAATTAATGtcagccagcagcagctgatGCCGCCCGCCTGTTTCTTTGCCGCCGCAGCGGCGCAGAGCATCCAGCTGAGCCCGTCCAGCAGCAGCCAGGGCAGCGGCAAGTCGGCGTCCAAGCAGCCCAAGAGGCAGCGCTCCTCCTCGCCGGAGCTGCTGCGGTGCAAGCGGCGGCTGAACTTTGCGGGCTTCGGCTACACTctgccgcagcagcagccgcacGCCGTGGCCCGGCGGAACGAGAGGGAGCGCAACCGGGTGAAGCTGGTCAACAACGGGTTCGCCACCCTGCGGGAGCACGTCCCCAACGGCGCCGCCAACAAGAAGATGAGCAAAGTGGAGACGCTGCGCTCGGCCGTGGAGTACATCCGCgcgctgcagcagctcctggaCGAGCACGACGCGGTGAGCGCGGCGTTTCAGTCCGGCGTCCTGTCGCCCACCATCTCGCAGGGATACTCCGCTGACATGAACTCCATGGCAGGCTCTCCGGTGTCGTCCTACTCCTCCGACGAGGGCTCCTACGACCCCCTCAGTCCCGAGGAGCAGGAGCTGCTAGACTTCACCAACTGGTTCTGA